The Kitasatospora paranensis genome has a window encoding:
- a CDS encoding 2-dehydro-3-deoxyphosphogluconate aldolase, with the protein MHRVELTFTTPEVTVHLAAAAAAGHRVGVGTVLTADQAERAVAAGAAFLVTPGCRPAVAAAAQAAGVPAVLGALTPTEVAEAVDLGAAAVKVFPARAFGPGYFRDLHGPYPDVPLVASGGVNAGNAADFLAHGALAVCAGSDVVPADAVAAGDWARITRLAAAFTAACRRPAA; encoded by the coding sequence ATCCACCGGGTCGAACTCACCTTCACCACACCGGAGGTGACCGTCCACCTGGCCGCGGCCGCGGCCGCCGGGCACCGGGTCGGCGTGGGGACGGTGCTGACCGCCGACCAGGCCGAGCGGGCGGTCGCCGCCGGCGCGGCGTTCCTGGTCACACCCGGCTGCCGGCCCGCCGTCGCGGCGGCGGCCCAAGCCGCCGGCGTCCCGGCCGTCCTCGGGGCGCTCACCCCCACCGAGGTCGCCGAGGCCGTCGACCTCGGCGCGGCGGCCGTGAAGGTCTTCCCGGCGCGGGCGTTCGGTCCCGGCTACTTCCGGGATCTGCACGGCCCGTACCCGGACGTCCCGCTGGTGGCCTCCGGCGGGGTCAACGCGGGCAACGCCGCCGACTTCCTCGCGCACGGCGCCCTCGCGGTCTGCGCCGGCAGCGACGTGGTGCCGGCCGATGCCGTGGCGGCGGGCGACTGGGCCCGGATCACCCGGCTGGCCGCCGCCTTCACCGCCGCCTGCCGCCGCCCCGCGGCGTAG
- a CDS encoding ABC transporter substrate-binding protein: MQAFRNAMARYYPERQGLLSAWELEGWAGAQWLTDAMDPCGSDLTRACVEHFMNSGTPYDAHGLLLPAAFTHAPRPSGPTRACLDAARWDDSANDGRGGWVTQVPDMTTTCFEVPQLPYRP, translated from the coding sequence GTGCAGGCCTTCCGCAACGCGATGGCCCGGTACTACCCCGAGCGACAGGGGCTGCTCTCCGCCTGGGAGTTGGAGGGGTGGGCCGGCGCCCAGTGGCTGACCGACGCGATGGACCCGTGCGGCAGCGACCTGACCCGGGCCTGCGTGGAGCACTTCATGAACAGCGGCACCCCGTACGACGCGCACGGGCTGCTGCTGCCCGCCGCGTTCACGCACGCGCCGCGCCCGAGCGGCCCCACCCGCGCCTGCCTGGACGCGGCCCGCTGGGATGACTCCGCGAACGACGGCCGCGGCGGTTGGGTGACCCAGGTGCCCGACATGACGACCACCTGCTTCGAGGTGCCGCAACTGCCCTACCGGCCGTAG
- a CDS encoding ABC transporter substrate-binding protein has product MGWDGTLYQSTEVYRFFKERLGARSAAVVSYDQADSARYARQIADGLRAEGYRVLTQTVDLAVPGFQAVAAAMKADGSELLFDAMDTRGNAALCQALDAAGVKLKAKVTNVQNWTATVGTDYRASPAAGTRCGPPRRAATTRTSATRPCRPSATRWPGTTPSDRGCSPPGSWRGGPAPSG; this is encoded by the coding sequence GTGGGCTGGGACGGCACGCTGTACCAGAGCACCGAGGTGTACCGCTTCTTCAAGGAGCGGCTCGGCGCGCGCAGCGCCGCCGTGGTCTCCTACGACCAGGCCGACTCGGCGCGCTACGCCCGGCAGATCGCGGACGGCCTGCGGGCCGAGGGGTACCGGGTGCTCACCCAGACCGTCGACCTCGCGGTGCCCGGCTTCCAGGCCGTGGCGGCCGCGATGAAGGCCGACGGCAGCGAACTGCTCTTCGACGCGATGGACACCCGCGGGAACGCGGCGCTCTGCCAGGCCCTGGACGCCGCCGGGGTGAAACTGAAGGCCAAGGTCACCAACGTGCAGAACTGGACGGCGACGGTGGGCACCGACTACCGGGCCTCCCCGGCTGCCGGAACGCGCTGTGGGCCACCTCGGCGAGCCGCAACTACGAGGACGTCCGCTACCCGGCCGTGCAGGCCTTCCGCAACGCGATGGCCCGGTACTACCCCGAGCGACAGGGGCTGCTCTCCGCCTGGGAGTTGGAGGGGTGGGCCGGCGCCCAGTGGCTGA